A region of Spongiibacter tropicus DSM 19543 DNA encodes the following proteins:
- a CDS encoding universal stress protein — translation MANYQRILTAVDISDEAIPVVKRAAAMARQHQAELHLIHVVEPLSLAYGGDIPMDFSGIQEELQQQAEETLKKYAGQFDIPDDKIHLLTGRPEAQIHDLCKELDCDLIIVGSHGRKGLALLLGSTANAVLHGAKCDVLAVRVSSEHD, via the coding sequence ATGGCCAATTACCAGCGTATTCTCACCGCCGTCGACATTTCCGACGAAGCCATTCCCGTCGTCAAGCGCGCGGCGGCAATGGCTCGGCAACACCAAGCCGAACTTCACCTGATTCACGTTGTAGAACCATTGAGCCTGGCATATGGCGGCGATATTCCCATGGACTTTTCCGGCATTCAGGAAGAGCTTCAACAACAGGCCGAAGAGACGCTGAAAAAATACGCCGGGCAGTTTGACATCCCCGACGACAAGATTCACCTGCTTACCGGGCGTCCCGAGGCCCAGATTCACGACCTATGCAAAGAGCTGGACTGCGATCTGATTATTGTCGGCAGTCACGGCCGCAAAGGACTGGCACTTCTGCTGGGGTCCACCGCCAATGCGGTGCTACACGGCGCCAAATGCGACGTGCTCGCAGTGCGCGTCAGTAGCGAGCACGACTAG
- a CDS encoding MOSC domain-containing protein, with protein sequence MNVSALWRYPVKSLTGNSERTMTLDRRGPAGDRRWMLVDERGHFLTQRQLPSMCRLHAEEQAGGVLLRHLDRGESIWLEKPCGAKPVRVVVWEDSCEALDAGEAAAQRLSAWLGQPVRLCYQPDDSERQIDLTYARAGDQLSFADGFPFLLCTEASLRLLEDAYGDVLAMQRFRPNIVVAGTTPFAELTWRRLRIGDVDFDVVKPCTRCVIPSLDPGTGERQRAVSLLLRDHCKHEDKIVFGQNLIHRSLGEIRCGDPVSVLA encoded by the coding sequence GTGAACGTGTCCGCATTGTGGCGTTACCCAGTGAAATCGCTGACTGGAAACAGTGAGCGGACGATGACGCTGGATCGACGGGGACCGGCAGGTGATCGTCGCTGGATGCTGGTGGATGAGCGGGGGCATTTTCTGACCCAACGGCAATTGCCGTCAATGTGTCGGCTTCACGCCGAGGAGCAGGCTGGCGGCGTGTTGCTGCGTCATCTCGACCGCGGTGAGAGCATCTGGCTTGAGAAGCCCTGCGGAGCTAAGCCCGTGCGAGTGGTGGTGTGGGAGGATAGCTGTGAGGCCTTGGATGCGGGGGAGGCCGCCGCGCAACGTCTGTCGGCATGGTTGGGGCAGCCGGTGAGACTCTGCTATCAGCCCGACGACAGTGAGCGACAGATTGACTTGACCTATGCGCGAGCGGGTGATCAGCTCAGTTTTGCCGATGGTTTTCCGTTTCTGCTGTGCACTGAAGCGAGTTTGCGGCTGTTGGAAGATGCCTATGGTGATGTCCTGGCGATGCAGCGGTTCAGGCCCAATATTGTGGTCGCCGGGACAACCCCGTTTGCTGAGTTGACGTGGCGCCGCTTGCGTATTGGTGATGTGGACTTCGACGTGGTCAAACCCTGTACGCGCTGCGTGATTCCCAGTCTCGATCCGGGAACCGGTGAGCGGCAGCGGGCAGTGTCACTGCTATTGCGTGACCATTGTAAACACGAGGACAAGATCGTCTTTGGTCAGAACCTGATTCACCGCAGCCTTGGCGAGATTCGCTGCGGTGATCCGGTTAGTGTTCTGGCGTAA
- a CDS encoding vWA domain-containing protein yields MLVQFFYGLRNAGVPVSIRELLDLMAGLEARLAFMDVDEFYQLARVCMVKDEKYYDRFDKAFAAYFNELSTLDDVIEALIPDDWLRTEFLKQLSDEEKAKIESLGGLDKLIEEFKKRLEEQKERHEGGNKWIGTGGTSPFGHGGYNPEGIRIGGESRNKKAVKVWEKRDFKDLDDSVELGTRNIKIALRRLRKFARSGAAEELDIDDTISSTARNAGLLDLKMVPERHNAVKVLLFFDVGGSMDPHIRVCEELFSAARTEFKHMEYFYFHNFLYESVWNNNIRRHSERIPLLDVLHKYSSDYKIIFVGDAAMSPYEILQPGGSVEHWNDEAGEVWMRRLRDTYDKVVWLNPVPPEDWSWTHSIGLTEELMEGHMYPMTLAGLEEAMAYLAR; encoded by the coding sequence ATGTTGGTGCAATTCTTCTACGGCCTGCGTAATGCGGGGGTGCCGGTCAGCATTCGAGAACTGCTGGACCTGATGGCCGGGCTGGAAGCGCGTTTGGCGTTTATGGACGTCGATGAGTTTTACCAGCTTGCCCGCGTGTGCATGGTCAAGGATGAGAAATACTACGACCGCTTCGACAAGGCCTTTGCGGCTTATTTTAACGAGCTGTCAACGCTGGACGACGTGATCGAGGCGCTGATTCCCGACGACTGGCTGCGCACTGAGTTTCTCAAGCAGTTGAGCGACGAGGAAAAAGCCAAGATCGAGTCTCTGGGCGGTCTCGATAAGTTGATCGAGGAATTCAAAAAGCGGCTGGAAGAGCAGAAGGAACGGCACGAAGGCGGCAATAAGTGGATTGGCACCGGAGGAACATCACCCTTTGGTCACGGTGGCTATAATCCCGAAGGCATCCGTATCGGCGGCGAGAGCCGCAACAAAAAGGCGGTTAAGGTTTGGGAAAAGCGCGACTTCAAAGATCTGGACGATTCGGTCGAGCTGGGCACGCGGAATATCAAAATTGCCTTGCGTCGCCTTCGCAAATTTGCCCGCAGTGGCGCGGCTGAAGAGCTGGATATCGATGACACCATTTCGTCCACTGCGCGCAACGCGGGGCTACTGGATTTAAAAATGGTGCCCGAGCGGCACAATGCGGTCAAAGTGCTGCTGTTCTTTGATGTTGGCGGTTCCATGGATCCGCATATTCGCGTTTGTGAAGAACTGTTCTCCGCCGCACGCACCGAGTTCAAGCATATGGAGTATTTTTACTTCCATAACTTCCTGTACGAATCGGTGTGGAACAATAATATTCGCCGCCACAGTGAGCGAATTCCCTTGCTGGATGTACTGCATAAATACAGCAGCGATTACAAAATCATCTTCGTAGGCGACGCTGCCATGTCTCCCTACGAAATTCTCCAGCCAGGCGGCAGTGTCGAGCATTGGAACGACGAAGCGGGCGAAGTGTGGATGCGTCGCCTGCGAGACACCTACGACAAGGTGGTGTGGCTCAATCCGGTGCCCCCGGAAGACTGGAGCTGGACCCATTCCATTGGCCTTACCGAAGAGCTGATGGAAGGGCATATGTACCCCATGACACTGGCGGGTCTGGAAGAGGCCATGGCTTATCTGGCCCGCTGA
- a CDS encoding TrmH family RNA methyltransferase produces the protein MSTPQAMSDDRQQYLEKKQFFQQLLTIYGRKPVLEALQNPRLRVYKLHLADSNRKDGIVAEILALAEKKGIQLAWHDRKALSRISKNGKQDQGVAADLELADYHPTTAITAETLQQGSPCYIALDGVSNPQNLGMIIRSVAASGIDGLIVPRKGGTSLSPLVIKASAGAVFNCPLYHCDRLLPELRRLQEDGAEVLCLSSHAQHSLFELSPGKSRIFVLGNETEGVSRETLEISDARLQIPMANGIESLNVAVTAALLAFSAAARG, from the coding sequence ATGAGCACCCCACAGGCAATGAGCGACGATCGCCAGCAATACCTTGAGAAAAAGCAGTTTTTCCAGCAACTTCTGACTATTTACGGACGTAAACCCGTCCTCGAGGCACTACAGAATCCGCGCCTCAGGGTGTACAAACTCCACTTGGCCGACAGCAACCGCAAAGACGGTATTGTTGCAGAAATTCTTGCACTGGCAGAAAAGAAAGGGATCCAGCTCGCCTGGCACGACCGCAAGGCATTGTCGAGAATCTCCAAGAATGGCAAACAGGACCAGGGGGTTGCCGCCGATTTGGAGCTGGCAGACTACCATCCGACCACCGCAATCACCGCCGAAACCTTGCAGCAAGGGTCACCCTGCTACATCGCCTTAGATGGCGTGAGTAATCCGCAGAATCTCGGCATGATTATCCGCTCAGTGGCGGCCAGTGGCATCGACGGCCTGATTGTGCCCCGCAAGGGTGGCACCAGCCTGTCACCGCTGGTCATCAAGGCCAGCGCCGGTGCCGTATTTAACTGCCCGCTCTACCACTGCGACCGCCTGCTGCCCGAACTACGACGATTGCAAGAGGATGGCGCTGAAGTGCTGTGCCTGTCTTCCCACGCGCAACACTCACTGTTTGAGCTGTCACCGGGTAAGAGTCGGATCTTTGTTCTGGGGAATGAAACCGAGGGTGTCAGCAGGGAGACACTGGAGATCAGCGACGCCCGACTGCAAATTCCGATGGCCAATGGCATCGAGTCGCTCAATGTCGCGGTGACAGCCGCACTGCTGGCATTCTCAGCCGCCGCACGCGGCTGA
- a CDS encoding ammonium transporter translates to MRTPLSRFTPAFVAFFCALAAGPSHADSLSGANTAWILTSTALVLFMTLPGLALFYGGLVRSKNILSVLMQCFSITCVASLLWFAVAYSMAFSDGNGFVGGLSKALLAGIGEDTLSGDIPETVFVMFQMTFAIITPALIVGGFAERIRFSAVMMFSALWLLAVYAPVTHWVWGGGWLGQMGLLDFAGGTVVHITAGVAALVAAMVLGPRNGFGQMALPPHNLTMTFTGAGMLWVGWFGFNAGSALAANGDAGMAMLVTHLSAATGCLTWSFIEWLRFGKPSALGAVTGMVAGLGTITPASGYVGPAGAVVIGLSAGIVCFYCTLWLKQVLKIDDSLDVFPVHGVGGILGTFLAGIFASAELGVFSGQGLADGVSIAQQLKVQLIGIGATLAYTAIVSFILFKLVDVVIGLRVSADEESEGLDLTGHNEVGYDL, encoded by the coding sequence ATGAGAACACCGCTTTCACGATTTACGCCTGCTTTTGTAGCGTTTTTTTGTGCGCTGGCTGCAGGGCCGAGCCATGCCGATAGCCTGAGTGGCGCGAATACCGCATGGATTCTGACCTCGACGGCCCTGGTATTGTTTATGACGCTGCCTGGGCTGGCGCTGTTTTACGGTGGCCTGGTTCGAAGTAAGAATATTCTCAGCGTGCTGATGCAATGTTTCAGTATTACCTGTGTGGCCTCGCTGCTCTGGTTTGCCGTCGCTTATAGCATGGCCTTCAGTGATGGCAATGGCTTTGTTGGCGGGCTGAGTAAAGCGCTGTTGGCGGGTATCGGCGAGGACACTCTCAGTGGCGACATTCCCGAGACGGTGTTTGTCATGTTCCAGATGACCTTTGCGATTATTACCCCGGCGCTGATCGTCGGCGGTTTTGCGGAACGCATTCGCTTCTCCGCAGTGATGATGTTTTCGGCGCTTTGGTTGCTGGCGGTTTACGCCCCGGTTACTCACTGGGTCTGGGGTGGCGGTTGGCTGGGGCAGATGGGCTTGCTCGATTTTGCCGGTGGCACTGTTGTCCATATTACCGCAGGTGTTGCGGCACTGGTTGCCGCTATGGTGCTTGGGCCGCGTAATGGCTTCGGCCAAATGGCCTTGCCACCGCACAATCTGACCATGACTTTCACCGGGGCTGGCATGCTGTGGGTTGGCTGGTTTGGTTTCAATGCCGGCAGTGCACTGGCCGCCAACGGGGATGCAGGCATGGCCATGCTGGTTACCCACCTCTCGGCAGCCACTGGCTGTTTGACCTGGTCGTTTATTGAATGGCTGCGCTTTGGCAAGCCCAGCGCGCTGGGCGCTGTCACCGGAATGGTGGCGGGGCTTGGCACCATCACTCCCGCGTCGGGCTATGTGGGGCCAGCAGGTGCGGTCGTGATCGGTCTTAGTGCGGGCATCGTCTGCTTCTATTGTACCCTTTGGCTCAAGCAGGTCCTGAAAATTGATGATTCGCTGGATGTATTTCCGGTACACGGTGTTGGCGGTATTCTCGGTACTTTCCTGGCTGGGATTTTTGCCAGCGCGGAGCTTGGCGTATTCAGCGGTCAGGGTCTGGCAGACGGCGTCAGCATCGCTCAGCAGTTGAAGGTGCAGTTGATTGGCATTGGCGCCACGCTGGCCTATACGGCAATTGTCAGCTTTATCTTGTTTAAACTGGTGGACGTTGTCATCGGTTTGCGTGTCAGCGCTGACGAAGAATCGGAAGGTCTGGACCTGACAGGCCATAACGAGGTGGGGTACGATCTTTAA
- a CDS encoding DUF1653 domain-containing protein — translation MNSESTLAPGRYRHYKGGEYRVYGVARHSETEEQLVVYRPLYGDGDLWVRPLSMFTEAVEIAGNTQPRFALLEAETADIGHNIS, via the coding sequence ATGAACAGTGAATCGACGCTGGCGCCAGGCCGCTATCGCCACTATAAAGGAGGGGAGTACCGGGTTTACGGTGTGGCCCGTCACAGTGAAACTGAAGAGCAGTTGGTTGTTTACCGCCCACTTTATGGCGATGGTGACTTGTGGGTCCGCCCATTGTCCATGTTTACGGAAGCCGTGGAAATTGCAGGCAATACGCAGCCTCGATTTGCGTTGCTGGAAGCGGAAACGGCGGACATTGGTCACAACATCTCCTGA
- a CDS encoding glutaredoxin family protein produces the protein MRAFILYGTSACHLCELAEAVLANVLAVQPDWQIELIDIADRDEWIAQYGTRIPIFAEGERELDWPFDEAAVLAFAGDAL, from the coding sequence ATGCGAGCGTTTATTCTGTATGGCACTTCTGCCTGCCACCTCTGTGAATTGGCGGAGGCGGTGCTGGCCAATGTGCTGGCTGTGCAGCCAGACTGGCAGATTGAACTGATTGATATTGCTGATCGCGACGAGTGGATTGCGCAGTACGGAACGCGAATTCCGATATTTGCCGAGGGAGAGCGTGAGCTCGACTGGCCCTTTGATGAGGCTGCCGTGCTGGCCTTTGCCGGAGATGCGTTGTGA
- a CDS encoding transglycosylase SLT domain-containing protein: MIIRACLSTIFSIALCYVAVPLAHADAESLAKERQLYREAMENISRGRSEQAEALLPALHQYALYPYLELELIKAQISELSHGTIDVYLQQYRDTIVGQRIRIAWLYQLRRRGEWAQFVRYYRQDPPSFMRCDYLRALYKQGDTRTANAETEALWQTGRSLPDACDPALKQWLSSLSTAEYRQQHWQRAQLAIEAGQHSLAIYLLRKVPGSDAEIQLLENPALLYQRGFTMAPTDDNRRLALLSLRRLAKNKFEEANTLWHQLDRELGFTNEQNYALRDAFARQIIAGDMDYARDWINANDPAFEDPYLTEWRIRLALKDRDWEAAQRFIALLPAKLRAEPDWQYWWARAETEKQQRLTENASQILRTLATQRGYYSFMAADLLNQQYRLGERRNLDVALLDEVRQHSAVIRARELFWQGELNTARLEWNYAMRSLNTAEKIAAGQLALEWQWPHQAIVTAIRAGEWDDLELRFPMAYREQFMQTAAREEIDPKWIYAIARQESAFAEDARSPVGARGVMQIMPGTARTLARQMGRPTPSRSELLDADTNIAMGGFYLGQLLKRFSGNRILATAAYNAGPSRVERVLMRQNGNMPADIWIENLPYGETRDYIKNVLAFSVVYGEKLELSKPILANHERRISPVDEFN, from the coding sequence ATGATCATTCGCGCCTGCTTGTCGACAATCTTCAGCATTGCGCTGTGTTATGTCGCAGTGCCGCTGGCCCATGCCGACGCTGAAAGTCTGGCGAAGGAGCGGCAATTATACCGCGAAGCCATGGAGAATATCAGTCGCGGCCGCAGCGAGCAGGCAGAAGCCCTGCTCCCGGCATTGCACCAATATGCCCTCTACCCTTATCTGGAACTGGAACTGATCAAAGCACAGATCAGCGAGCTCTCCCACGGCACTATCGACGTTTACCTCCAGCAGTACCGCGACACGATTGTTGGTCAACGCATTCGTATTGCCTGGCTCTACCAGCTCCGCCGTCGCGGTGAGTGGGCACAGTTTGTCCGCTACTACCGACAGGATCCGCCGTCGTTTATGCGCTGCGATTACCTGCGCGCCCTTTACAAGCAAGGAGATACCCGCACCGCCAACGCCGAAACGGAAGCCCTCTGGCAGACCGGCCGTTCCCTCCCCGACGCCTGCGACCCCGCCCTAAAACAATGGCTGAGTAGCCTGTCCACCGCCGAATACCGGCAACAACATTGGCAGCGCGCACAGCTAGCCATTGAAGCCGGGCAGCACAGCCTTGCTATTTACCTGTTGCGCAAAGTTCCCGGCAGCGACGCTGAAATCCAGCTATTAGAGAACCCGGCCCTGCTTTACCAACGCGGTTTTACTATGGCGCCGACGGATGACAACCGCCGCCTTGCGCTGCTGAGCCTGCGCCGCCTGGCCAAGAACAAGTTCGAAGAAGCCAATACGCTGTGGCACCAGCTTGATCGGGAATTGGGTTTTACTAACGAGCAAAACTACGCCCTTCGCGATGCGTTTGCCCGGCAGATTATTGCCGGCGACATGGACTACGCCCGTGACTGGATCAATGCAAATGACCCTGCATTTGAAGATCCCTACCTTACCGAATGGCGTATTCGTCTCGCCCTGAAAGACCGGGACTGGGAAGCGGCTCAACGCTTTATCGCCCTGCTGCCTGCCAAGCTACGCGCTGAACCGGATTGGCAATACTGGTGGGCCAGAGCCGAAACGGAAAAACAGCAACGACTGACCGAAAATGCCAGCCAGATACTGCGAACCCTCGCTACGCAGCGAGGCTACTACAGCTTCATGGCGGCCGATTTGCTCAACCAGCAGTACCGGCTCGGGGAGCGCCGCAATCTGGATGTCGCTCTGCTGGATGAAGTCCGGCAGCACAGCGCTGTTATCCGCGCTCGAGAGCTGTTCTGGCAGGGTGAACTGAACACGGCAAGACTGGAATGGAACTACGCCATGCGCAGCCTCAATACCGCCGAAAAAATCGCCGCGGGGCAATTAGCCCTGGAATGGCAGTGGCCTCACCAGGCTATTGTCACGGCTATTCGCGCGGGGGAATGGGACGACCTGGAGCTGCGTTTCCCGATGGCCTATCGCGAGCAGTTCATGCAAACCGCAGCACGCGAAGAAATTGATCCTAAATGGATTTATGCAATTGCCAGACAGGAAAGTGCTTTTGCCGAGGATGCGCGATCTCCCGTTGGTGCGCGCGGCGTCATGCAAATTATGCCCGGCACCGCACGCACACTGGCCAGGCAGATGGGCCGACCGACACCCTCACGCAGCGAACTGCTCGACGCCGATACCAATATCGCGATGGGTGGCTTTTATCTTGGTCAACTACTCAAGCGCTTCAGCGGAAATCGAATTTTGGCTACCGCAGCGTACAACGCCGGTCCTTCGAGGGTTGAAAGGGTGTTGATGCGCCAGAATGGCAACATGCCGGCAGACATCTGGATAGAAAACCTGCCCTATGGCGAAACCCGCGACTACATTAAGAATGTGCTGGCATTCAGTGTGGTGTACGGCGAAAAGCTGGAACTTTCCAAGCCCATTCTGGCTAATCACGAGCGCCGTATCAGTCCTGTTGACGAGTTCAACTGA
- a CDS encoding helix-turn-helix domain-containing protein has translation MFSKPTARVLAIMDLFMSHPSKAFGLTELTRILGLNKATCHAILSTMARYGFLAQDPRSKAYRLGPSIAAAGIAAFAQFPVLEFARPELEALGRELKLGCGVLGRSGEQLVLLANYGIPQPLHFPYQQGLRLPAIAPLGACFIAWSSAGKLNQWLHAAQAHLGEWDEELDKRLRISVIGIRARGFEVTLISDAERRFEQELAKPKENWSLEEVADHARRYREQLCESNYHLDRIEKGRRYHVANIAVPVFGDGEEPELVISAGSISNPISAEDILAVAQRLQHAAERITEAARATLGFPGHHAE, from the coding sequence GTGTTTTCAAAACCCACTGCTCGTGTGCTGGCGATTATGGACTTGTTCATGAGCCACCCCAGTAAAGCCTTTGGCCTCACCGAGCTAACGCGGATACTGGGGCTGAACAAAGCCACATGTCACGCCATCCTCAGCACCATGGCCCGATACGGTTTTCTCGCCCAGGACCCCCGCAGCAAGGCCTACCGCCTCGGTCCAAGCATTGCGGCGGCAGGCATTGCCGCATTCGCACAGTTCCCGGTACTGGAATTCGCAAGACCTGAACTGGAAGCCCTCGGACGGGAACTGAAATTGGGCTGTGGCGTATTGGGGCGCAGTGGAGAACAACTGGTCTTGCTGGCCAACTACGGCATCCCTCAACCATTACACTTCCCTTACCAGCAAGGACTGAGGTTACCGGCCATTGCCCCCCTGGGCGCCTGCTTTATTGCTTGGTCATCCGCCGGCAAGCTCAACCAATGGCTGCATGCGGCACAGGCCCATCTCGGAGAGTGGGACGAGGAGCTGGATAAGCGACTGCGCATTTCCGTGATTGGCATTCGAGCGCGGGGCTTTGAGGTCACGCTGATTAGTGATGCGGAGCGGCGCTTTGAACAGGAACTGGCCAAGCCCAAGGAAAACTGGAGCCTTGAGGAAGTGGCAGATCATGCTCGCCGCTATCGGGAACAGCTCTGCGAAAGCAATTACCACTTGGACCGCATAGAAAAAGGTCGGCGGTATCACGTTGCCAATATCGCTGTCCCGGTATTTGGCGACGGAGAGGAGCCAGAGCTCGTTATTTCAGCGGGCAGCATTAGCAACCCCATTAGCGCCGAGGATATACTTGCCGTTGCGCAACGCCTGCAGCATGCCGCAGAGCGGATTACTGAGGCTGCCCGGGCAACACTGGGCTTTCCCGGCCACCACGCTGAATGA
- a CDS encoding ATP-binding cassette domain-containing protein: MPLLRGTQLQHSIGQQIVLDNAEIQLDAGDRVCLVGRNGSGKSTLLRMIDGSLAPDSGELWRQPGIRIARMEQNLDFASADDSVYDVVADGLAEIGGLLKRYHHLTLQEMDEAALRELESLQKQIETLDGWRFQQRIESTLSRLELAPELAISSLSGGWLRRVSLARALVGEPDILLLDEPTNHLDVEGILWLEQCVRGFAGCVLFVTHDRALIESLANRIIELDRGALKNYPGSYQRYLEQREHDLAVEAEQNALFDKRLAQEETWIRQGIKARRTRNEGRVRALEQMRRERAQRREQQGQASLTVNVGNQTGKMVAELTDVSYRVADKTLVKNFNLLISRGDKLALIGPNGAGKTTLLRLVLGELAPQEGSVRQGSNLQVAYFDQLRDRLDPDARVVDIVGQGRESVTINGRDRHIMSYLGDFLFSPERARSHFGVLSGGERARVQLACLFTQPANVLVMDEPTNDLDMETLELLESLLVEFSGTVLLVSHDRAFVDSVASSCLLFEGNGQISEHIGGYREVAAYQARQAKQQLGTEKSAVSEQSSTGPRADAPVKTAPRKKLSYKDQRELDALPERIETLEAELESLAELSASAEFYQQDADSIADTMAKMTALQEELDSSMERWLALSE; the protein is encoded by the coding sequence ATGCCTTTACTCCGCGGCACTCAATTGCAGCACAGCATTGGGCAGCAGATTGTGCTCGACAACGCAGAAATCCAACTCGATGCCGGTGACCGGGTCTGCCTGGTGGGACGCAACGGCAGCGGTAAATCTACCTTGCTGCGAATGATAGATGGCAGTTTAGCGCCGGATTCGGGAGAACTCTGGCGCCAGCCGGGCATTCGCATCGCGCGGATGGAGCAAAATCTGGATTTTGCCTCGGCGGATGACAGTGTTTACGACGTGGTCGCGGACGGTCTCGCAGAAATTGGTGGCCTGCTGAAGCGCTACCACCACCTCACGCTTCAGGAAATGGATGAGGCTGCACTTCGCGAGCTGGAGAGTCTGCAAAAGCAAATTGAGACGCTCGATGGCTGGCGTTTTCAGCAGCGTATTGAGTCCACCTTAAGCCGCTTGGAGTTGGCGCCTGAACTGGCCATTTCCTCGCTGTCGGGAGGCTGGTTGCGGCGAGTATCGCTGGCACGTGCCTTGGTTGGCGAGCCGGATATTCTGCTGTTGGACGAACCCACGAACCATCTGGATGTAGAGGGAATCCTCTGGCTGGAGCAATGTGTGAGGGGTTTTGCCGGTTGTGTTCTGTTTGTGACGCACGACCGGGCGCTGATCGAATCGCTGGCGAATCGTATTATTGAACTGGATCGCGGAGCACTGAAAAACTATCCCGGCAGTTATCAGCGTTATCTGGAGCAGCGCGAGCACGACCTGGCGGTGGAGGCTGAGCAAAACGCGCTGTTCGATAAGCGCTTGGCTCAGGAGGAAACCTGGATTCGGCAGGGTATCAAGGCCCGCCGCACCCGCAACGAGGGTCGAGTCCGCGCCCTGGAACAGATGCGCCGCGAGCGCGCCCAACGCCGGGAGCAGCAGGGACAGGCGAGCCTGACGGTGAATGTCGGCAACCAGACGGGAAAAATGGTTGCTGAGTTAACGGATGTCAGTTATCGGGTTGCCGACAAAACGCTGGTTAAAAACTTTAACCTGCTGATTAGTCGCGGCGACAAGCTGGCATTGATTGGGCCCAACGGCGCTGGAAAAACGACCCTGCTTCGGCTGGTCCTCGGTGAGCTGGCGCCTCAGGAGGGGAGTGTGCGTCAGGGCAGTAATCTCCAGGTGGCTTACTTTGATCAGTTGCGGGATCGGCTGGATCCGGATGCGCGTGTTGTGGATATCGTCGGCCAGGGTCGCGAATCGGTCACGATCAATGGGCGGGATCGCCACATTATGTCTTATCTCGGCGACTTCCTGTTTTCACCGGAACGCGCCCGCAGTCATTTCGGTGTGCTGTCGGGCGGCGAACGCGCCCGAGTGCAGCTGGCCTGCCTGTTTACTCAGCCGGCTAACGTACTGGTGATGGATGAGCCGACCAACGATCTGGATATGGAAACACTGGAGCTGCTGGAAAGCCTGCTGGTGGAGTTTTCTGGCACCGTCTTGCTGGTCAGCCACGACCGGGCCTTTGTCGACAGCGTGGCGAGCAGTTGTTTGTTGTTTGAAGGCAATGGCCAGATCAGTGAGCACATCGGCGGTTACCGGGAAGTCGCTGCTTATCAGGCCCGGCAGGCCAAACAGCAACTGGGCACTGAAAAGAGCGCGGTGTCTGAGCAGAGCAGTACTGGTCCCAGGGCAGACGCGCCGGTAAAGACCGCGCCACGCAAGAAGTTGAGTTATAAAGATCAGCGGGAGTTGGATGCCTTACCAGAGCGTATTGAGACGCTGGAGGCGGAGTTGGAGTCGCTGGCAGAACTCAGCGCAAGTGCTGAGTTTTACCAGCAGGATGCCGACAGCATTGCCGATACCATGGCAAAGATGACCGCTTTGCAGGAAGAGCTGGACAGCAGCATGGAGCGCTGGTTAGCGCTCTCTGAATAA